One Heptranchias perlo isolate sHepPer1 chromosome 2, sHepPer1.hap1, whole genome shotgun sequence DNA segment encodes these proteins:
- the LOC137332743 gene encoding LOW QUALITY PROTEIN: histone H4 type VIII-like (The sequence of the model RefSeq protein was modified relative to this genomic sequence to represent the inferred CDS: inserted 1 base in 1 codon): MSGRGKGGKXLGKGGAKRHHKVLRDNIQGMTKPSIRRLARHGGVKRISGLIHEETGGVLKVFLENVIRDAVTYTEHAKRKTVTAMDVVYALKRQVRTLYGFGG, from the exons atgtctggcagaggtaaaggaggca gattgggcaaaggcggagccaagcggcaccaTAAAGTTCTTCGGGATAACATCCAGGGTATGACCAAACCATCCATTCGCCGCCTGGCTCGCcatggcggtgtcaagcggatctcgggtctgatccaTGAGGAAACCGgtggggtgctgaaggttttcctggagaatgtgatcagggacgcggtcacctacactgaacacgccaagcgcaagacggtcactgccatggatgtggtgtacgctctgaaacggcaggtccgcactctctatggattcggcggctga
- the LOC137334772 gene encoding histone H2A-like, whose product MSGRGKTGGKARAKAKSRSSRAGLQFPVGRVHRLLRKGNYAERVGAGAPVYLAAVLEYLTAEILELAGNAARDNKKTRIIPRHLQLAVRNDEELNKLLGGVTIAQGGVLPNIQAVLLPKKTSTERSKSK is encoded by the coding sequence atgtctggaagaggaaaaaccggcggtaaagctcgcgccaaggccaagtctcgctcatcccgggccggactacagttccctgtgggccgtgttcacagactcctgcgaaaggggaactacgctgaacgtgtgggtgccggagccccggtctatctggccgctgtgctcgagtatctgacggctgaaatcctcgagttggccggcaacgcggcccgcgacaacaagaagacccgcatcatccccagacacctgcagctggccgtccgcaacgacgaggagctcaacaagctgctgggaggggtgaccatcgctcagggcggggtgctgcctaatatccaggccgtgctgctgccgaaaaAAACCAGCACTGAgcgctccaagagcaagtaa